A section of the Paenibacillus odorifer genome encodes:
- a CDS encoding YidC/Oxa1 family membrane protein insertase: MSLMKTRRGKWFLLITVMVLSLAVLSGCAPSTAVTHTTEDLKNGGFWQSNVVYYFAIALDKFADWFNGEYGLAVLVMVIIVRTLILPLTIKQVKSSRAMQAIQPELQKIQKKYKDTPEKVQQETMRLFQENKVNPMAGCLPLIVQMPIFIALYNSIYYNPHLREHTFLWLELGKPDHLFILPVLAALTTFIQTRMMTKMNPVQQQGPMQFMMMIYPVLIFVMSYNFPAALPLYWVYSNLYTIIQNYFLYRNNDKHKLAIASAVKSTDDSSPAPKSKGGNKSSKGAKKSK; this comes from the coding sequence GTGTCTCTAATGAAGACTAGACGAGGAAAATGGTTTCTCCTCATCACGGTAATGGTGTTGTCGTTAGCTGTTCTGTCGGGATGCGCTCCGTCGACTGCTGTTACGCACACTACGGAGGATTTGAAGAATGGAGGCTTCTGGCAAAGTAATGTAGTGTATTATTTCGCCATTGCCTTGGACAAGTTTGCAGATTGGTTTAACGGAGAATATGGTTTAGCCGTACTTGTGATGGTTATTATTGTCCGCACGTTGATTCTTCCGCTTACTATTAAACAGGTGAAGAGCTCGCGTGCAATGCAAGCCATTCAGCCGGAACTCCAAAAGATCCAGAAAAAATATAAAGACACACCTGAAAAGGTGCAGCAAGAAACAATGCGTTTGTTCCAAGAAAACAAGGTTAACCCAATGGCGGGTTGTTTACCGCTGATCGTTCAAATGCCTATCTTTATCGCTCTCTACAACTCGATCTACTATAATCCACATTTGCGGGAGCACACCTTCTTGTGGCTGGAGCTAGGTAAACCGGATCATCTGTTTATCTTACCAGTGCTAGCAGCATTAACAACATTTATTCAAACTAGAATGATGACCAAAATGAATCCAGTGCAACAACAAGGGCCAATGCAGTTCATGATGATGATCTATCCAGTTCTGATCTTCGTTATGTCGTACAACTTCCCTGCAGCCTTGCCACTATACTGGGTGTACAGTAACCTTTACACTATTATTCAGAACTACTTCTTATACCGCAACAATGATAAACACAAATTGGCAATCGCAAGTGCTGTAAAAAGTACAGATGACTCCAGTCCTGCTCCGAAGAGCAAAGGCGGTAACAAGTCATCGAAGGGAGCCAAAAAGTCAAAATGA
- the jag gene encoding RNA-binding cell elongation regulator Jag/EloR, with the protein MSKVVATGKTIEEAVERGLTQLGVQKDRVTVNVLEQPSRGFLGLIGAKGAKVELTLIAEAAPASAASAPSLPQQSARESKQEAIGGVPRQDSGQPVEEAYQEAVHFIVDVAKSMGLEVEVEIVHTKESTILQISGPDLGLLIGRRGQTLDALQYLANIVANRYSDSFIRLVLDAENFRERRKKTLEELADRLAGRVIRTRKEVVLEPMSPQERKIIHSRLQDHRQVSTLSKGEEPNRRVVITLK; encoded by the coding sequence ATGAGCAAAGTCGTCGCAACAGGGAAAACCATTGAAGAAGCTGTAGAACGGGGACTAACCCAGCTTGGAGTTCAAAAGGACCGGGTAACGGTCAACGTACTTGAGCAGCCATCAAGAGGATTCCTGGGATTGATCGGTGCGAAAGGTGCCAAGGTTGAACTAACCTTGATAGCCGAAGCCGCACCGGCATCAGCGGCGAGTGCTCCGTCACTGCCTCAACAGTCAGCAAGAGAGAGCAAACAGGAGGCCATCGGCGGTGTGCCACGCCAAGATTCCGGACAACCGGTGGAGGAAGCTTACCAAGAAGCCGTTCATTTCATTGTGGATGTCGCTAAGAGCATGGGGCTCGAAGTGGAGGTGGAAATCGTCCACACCAAGGAATCCACGATTCTGCAAATTTCCGGTCCAGATTTGGGACTGTTAATTGGCAGAAGAGGACAAACTCTCGATGCTCTACAGTATTTGGCTAATATTGTAGCTAACCGTTATTCCGACAGTTTTATACGGCTTGTGTTAGATGCAGAGAACTTCCGTGAGCGCCGTAAAAAAACGCTTGAAGAGCTGGCTGATCGTTTAGCCGGACGTGTAATTCGCACTCGTAAAGAGGTTGTATTGGAGCCAATGTCTCCTCAGGAGCGCAAGATTATCCACTCCAGGTTACAGGATCATCGGCAAGTGAGTACCCTCAGTAAAGGCGAAGAGCCAAATCGCCGCGTCGTTATAACCTTGAAGTAA